The following coding sequences are from one Muntiacus reevesi chromosome 17, mMunRee1.1, whole genome shotgun sequence window:
- the LOC136148725 gene encoding olfactory receptor 13C7 translates to MESANQTASVTEFILLGLSAHPKLEKTLSVLILLTYLVILLGNGVLILVTVLDSRLHTPMYFFLGNLSFLDICYTTSSVPLILDSFLTPRKTISFSACAVQMFLSFAMGATECVLLGTMAFDRYVAICNPLRYPVVMSRAVYVPMAAGSWTLGGVASLVHTSLTVQLPFCGDNVINHFTCEILAVLKLACADISINVISMGVTNVIFLGIPVLFIFVSYIFILTTILRIPSAEGRKKAFSTCFAHLTVVVIFYGTILFMYGKPKSKDPLGADKQDFADKLTSLFYGVVTPMLNPIIYSLRNKDVKAGVKNLVSQKCFTWCCLEDRCSCSSVSLGCFH, encoded by the coding sequence ATGGAAAGTGCCAACCAGACAGCCTCTGTGACAGAGTTCATTCTCCTGGGCCTCTCAGCCCACCCGAAGCTGGAGAAAACACTCTCTGTTCTCATCCTGCTCACGTACCTGGTGATCCTGCTGGGCAACGGGGTCCTCATCCTGGTGACCGTCCTTGACTCCCGCCTGCACacgcccatgtacttcttcctggggAACCTCTCCTTCCTGGACATCTGCTACACCACCTCCTCAGTGCCCCTCATCCTTGACAGCTTCCTGACGCCCAGGAAAACCATCTCTTTCTCAGCCTGTGCCGTGCAGATGTTCCTCTCCTTTGCCATGGGGGCCACCGAGTGTGTGCTTCTGGGCACGATGGCGTTtgatcgctatgtggccatctgcaacccCCTGAGGTACCCCGTGGTCATGAGCAGGGCTGTCTATGTGCCCATGGCTGCCGGCTCCTGGACTCTTGGTGGTGTTGCTTCTCTGGTTCACACATCCTTGACAGTTCAGCTGCCCTTCTGTGGGGACAACGTCATCAACCACTTCACCTGTGAGATCCTGGCTGTCCTGAAGTTGGCCTGTGCTGACATCTCCATCAATGTGATCAGCATGGGGGTGACTAATGTGATCTTCCTGGGTATCCCAGTCCTGTTCATCTTTGTCTCCTACATCTTCATCCTCACCACCATCCTGAGGATCCCTTCAGCCGAGGGGAGGAaaaaggccttctccacctgctttGCCCACCTTACAGTTGTTGTCATCTTCTACGGGACCATCCTCTTCATGTATGGGAAGCCAAAATCCAAGGACCCCCTGGGGGCAGACAAGCAGGACTTTGCAGACAAGCTCACCTCCCTCTTCTATGGGGTGGTGACCCCCATGCTCAACCCcatcatctacagcctgaggaacaaggACGTGAAGGCTGGTGTGAAGAACCTGGTGAGTCAGAAATGCTTCACCTGGTGTTGTTTGGAGGACAGATGTTCCTGTAGTTCTGTGTCTCTTGGCTGCTTTCACTAG